TATATTTtaatttgttattttgttacctCTTTTTTCGATTCAACTAACAATCTACTTGGCGTTATATATATTTCGTTTAAAAGCATCTCGGAGTGTTTTCATTCTTGAAGTTTGCAAACTATGTCGTTTGCCTTTCTATCTTGGCAGTGTGACAAAGCTTTCTTATGTTCATTTGAATTTCCCTTGCTTctgttgaattcaaatgaacTGTATTTTAATCGAAGCTCTTCGTGTAGTTGATCTCTAAGGAGAGCACTGCTTGTGTCGTTCATGATGCATGGAGGTGCGAGACCAAGTGCAACTCGTTCGTGTATAGGAATCAATCTGTGGTCATCTTCCCTTTCATGCTTCTTAAATTTCACACTTGTTTCTAGCTTTAATAGTGTTCTTCTGCTATGTTTCCTGTTTTTTCTACCAAGATCTGAAAGTTTTACATCATTTGACGCAtagttttcaatttttccgCTAAGCGTGTCATATTTGCTTTCTTTATTTGTTGCTCTCGATTCTTTTCCAGAATATGTATCATATCTATTTCCATTTTCACGTTTcccaaatgtttcaaaattacgATTGGGATCTGGTGAAGACAGATTAATATCTCCACTTAATCGTCGTCCGATTGTGTCCAATCGCCCATTGATCATGCTATCAGTACTAAGTCGTCTTACATTTTGAGTGGAGAAATTAGATTTGAGTTTTCTTATTCCAAAGAGGCTAGTTTTTGAACTGTATTTCGTTCTTTTATTAGATGCGGTGGGCTCCGTTGGAGAGATTGCTGATTTTTCATCTTTAGTCGAAGTTTGTAGATTTTGGCATTCTTCCATCTGAACTCTGTTAAAATATAAATGTTTGAAAAGTTACGTATTATgttgtgtatatatatatatatatatatatatatatatatatatatatatatatatatatatatatatatatatatatatatatatatatatatatatatatatatatatatatatatatttatatatatatatatatatatatatatatatatatatatatatatatatatatatatatatatatattatatatatatatatatatatatatatatatatatatatatatatatatatatatatatatatatatatatatgtatatcagccaccgaaatttttttttcatacaactatttttttttcggtaaagaaatcgaaaatttccgacacttgttttttttatttcaatatggtacgtggaattttcaagATATGATATTTGAActttcgcgttttcaaaaatgagccgtttttcaaaaattttataaagatataaaaattcgtccaagacatgaaat
The Malaya genurostris strain Urasoe2022 unplaced genomic scaffold, Malgen_1.1 HiC_scaffold_87, whole genome shotgun sequence DNA segment above includes these coding regions:
- the LOC131440141 gene encoding uncharacterized protein LOC131440141 gives rise to the protein MEECQNLQTSTKDEKSAISPTEPTASNKRTKYSSKTSLFGIRKLKSNFSTQNVRRLSTDSMINGRLDTIGRRLSGDINLSSPDPNRNFETFGKRENGNRYDTYSGKESRATNKESKYDTLSGKIENYASNDVKLSDLGRKNRKHSRRTLLKLETSVKFKKHEREDDHRLIPIHERVALGLAPPCIMNDTSSALLRDQLHEELRLKYSSFEFNRSKGNSNEHKKALSHCQDRKANDIVCKLQE